One genomic window of Campylobacter sp. RM12651 includes the following:
- a CDS encoding replication initiation protein: protein MSNYNNIINLDDKIDYVAYDNDLYMLNLSGLSSLELNLFFSLIYKMKDKGNSLLVFDSAEVKNFFGSSNRGNVRILDILTRFRENIFKLDFTQVKKLPNNKKFIGIYNIFEVLEIIFDEKTNSLETLKIKSSEIFTYLVNNLESEYTTFELDIFKKFQKTYSKHLFRLLKRFQDTGFFVSDIDKLKSYLGLENTNTRDFNKILKQSIDELKEIEIIYNNKKEKLFSYLDIVFIKDKKDRRKYSHIKCIFNIVAKKSIASRKVSSISANITNYNDLLLNFFKKNRIFIRHTSKQNIFYEFSDYNKDLKIYNFEEYLFSDLFGLTKTDKQISFAIGSSKDFESHKDLYSFLIKNAYTLTQVEQLNDFLSIPSKLKKEKVRLITSFFAGIENID, encoded by the coding sequence ATGTCAAATTATAATAATATAATTAATCTAGACGATAAAATTGATTATGTAGCGTATGATAATGATTTATATATGTTAAATCTATCAGGATTGTCTTCATTAGAATTAAATTTGTTTTTTTCTTTGATTTATAAGATGAAGGACAAAGGCAATAGCTTATTGGTTTTTGATTCGGCTGAAGTAAAAAATTTTTTCGGTTCTAGCAATAGGGGTAATGTTAGAATATTAGATATTCTAACAAGATTTAGAGAAAATATATTTAAATTAGATTTTACTCAAGTTAAAAAATTACCTAATAATAAAAAATTTATTGGTATCTACAATATATTTGAAGTTTTAGAAATTATTTTTGATGAAAAAACTAATTCTTTAGAAACACTTAAAATAAAAAGTAGTGAAATTTTTACATATCTTGTAAATAATCTTGAAAGTGAATATACAACGTTTGAATTAGATATTTTTAAAAAATTTCAAAAAACATATAGCAAACATTTATTTAGATTATTAAAAAGATTTCAAGATACAGGTTTTTTTGTTAGCGATATTGATAAATTAAAAAGTTATTTAGGATTAGAAAACACAAATACAAGAGATTTTAATAAAATTTTAAAACAAAGCATAGATGAATTAAAAGAAATAGAAATTATATATAACAACAAGAAAGAGAAATTATTTAGCTATCTTGATATTGTATTCATAAAAGATAAAAAAGATAGACGTAAATATTCTCACATTAAATGTATTTTTAATATTGTTGCAAAAAAATCAATTGCAAGTAGAAAAGTAAGCTCTATTAGTGCGAATATAACAAATTATAACGATTTGCTATTAAACTTCTTTAAAAAGAACCGTATTTTTATACGTCACACAAGTAAGCAAAATATTTTTTATGAATTTTCAGATTATAATAAAGATTTAAAAATATATAATTTTGAAGAATATTTGTTTTCTGACCTTTTTGGATTAACCAAAACAGATAAGCAAATTAGTTTCGCTATTGGTAGTTCAAAAGATTTTGAAAGCCATAAAGATTTGTATAGCTTTTTAATTAAAAATGCCTATACACTCACGCAAGTGGAACAGCTTAATGATTTTTTAAGCATACCTAGTAAATTAAAAAAAGAAAAAGTTAGATTAATTACTAGTTTTTTTGCAGGTATAGAAAATATTGATTGA
- a CDS encoding NYN domain-containing protein: MQSNEVLVLIDLENISLKYAIEEIKNIKCEYKAYAFCDFTIHSKNVASNLFYEYNIKPIQVFHQKNKKNNADFVLLRYAYSHIFQNKNLKHIYLFSGDTDFIDLCYFIKEQGIKLTVLNLKSNIDDAFKEINTQTIGSDDTSYSLLLTNAQKDDIIKEEYRKVLELKIGKNKFIENIKIRIPNLHNQKLSQVFSFINNCNSFDDVIDYCKKDVIFEIYNTNKHLSKDKLWHKINQTFKCNVGQITISSLFPKQDLKTVKQLIEYVLKEKSEK; the protein is encoded by the coding sequence ATGCAATCTAACGAGGTTTTAGTCTTAATAGATTTAGAAAATATTAGTTTAAAATATGCAATTGAAGAAATAAAAAATATCAAATGTGAGTATAAAGCATATGCTTTTTGTGATTTTACTATTCATAGTAAAAATGTTGCATCAAATTTATTTTATGAATATAATATAAAGCCAATTCAAGTTTTTCATCAAAAAAATAAAAAGAATAATGCAGATTTTGTATTATTAAGGTATGCCTATTCTCATATATTTCAAAATAAAAATTTAAAACATATTTATTTATTTTCTGGAGATACAGATTTTATTGATTTATGTTATTTTATAAAAGAACAAGGTATTAAATTAACTGTTTTAAATTTAAAATCAAATATAGATGATGCTTTTAAAGAAATTAATACCCAAACTATTGGTTCAGACGATACCTCTTATTCTTTATTATTAACTAATGCACAAAAAGATGATATTATTAAAGAAGAATATAGAAAAGTTTTAGAATTAAAAATTGGTAAAAATAAATTTATTGAAAATATTAAGATAAGAATTCCTAATTTACATAATCAAAAATTGTCACAAGTATTTTCTTTTATTAATAATTGTAATAGCTTTGATGATGTAATAGATTATTGTAAAAAAGATGTTATTTTTGAAATATACAATACCAATAAACATTTATCAAAAGATAAACTGTGGCATAAGATTAATCAAACATTTAAATGTAATGTTGGACAAATAACTATTTCTAGTCTTTTTCCAAAACAAGATTTAAAAACTGTTAAGCAATTAATTGAATATGTTTTAAAAGAAAAATCTGAGAAGTGA
- a CDS encoding replication initiation protein, whose amino-acid sequence MSKELVKYHNDFNKVKIPSFTAQEQDILMGIICKMRDLREDEVITFYPNELRKFSDRNNSNNELFEVISVLRNKFFKADFTIIIDYPKENLRAYETINLFRRFTIYENQITKQLEKIELQIESRFSYLLNELIGNFTSFELPEFLELKSKYSKSLYRILKQYRNTGKCLIYKNDWQDFCDFMNIPKSYLQADIDKKVLQPAFLELGRETNKEPIFKNLSYKKIKDPKGRGRGGKVIGIEFYFTAQQEVKQEQKQETTTQSNENKVNNIINDLANKAKDFNKPAQKKEPQMLEQRIGFGGRIVTDLDAYVDLHFKSFNEIYKADDTCKIKILKQNDDGTISMTALNQYTNKNFYLNFESFDNFKNWFNKYKL is encoded by the coding sequence ATGTCTAAAGAATTAGTTAAATATCATAATGATTTTAATAAAGTAAAAATACCAAGTTTTACAGCTCAAGAACAAGATATTCTTATGGGAATAATTTGTAAAATGAGAGATTTACGAGAGGATGAAGTTATTACATTTTATCCAAATGAATTAAGAAAATTTAGTGATAGAAATAATTCTAATAATGAATTATTTGAGGTCATTAGTGTGTTGAGGAACAAATTTTTTAAAGCTGATTTTACAATAATAATTGATTATCCAAAAGAAAATTTAAGAGCATATGAAACAATAAATTTATTTAGGCGTTTTACTATTTATGAAAATCAAATTACAAAACAATTAGAAAAAATAGAATTACAAATTGAGAGTAGATTTTCGTATCTATTAAATGAACTAATAGGTAATTTTACAAGTTTTGAATTACCTGAATTTTTAGAGTTAAAAAGTAAATATTCTAAGAGCCTTTATAGAATTTTAAAGCAATATAGAAATACGGGCAAATGTTTGATTTATAAAAATGATTGGCAAGATTTTTGCGATTTTATGAATATCCCAAAATCTTATTTACAAGCTGATATTGATAAAAAAGTTTTACAACCTGCTTTTTTGGAACTTGGAAGAGAAACTAATAAAGAGCCTATTTTTAAAAATCTAAGCTATAAAAAAATTAAAGACCCTAAAGGTCGTGGTAGGGGTGGAAAAGTAATAGGTATTGAATTTTATTTTACAGCACAACAAGAAGTAAAGCAAGAACAAAAACAAGAAACTACTACACAAAGCAACGAAAACAAAGTAAATAATATCATTAATGATTTAGCAAATAAAGCAAAAGATTTTAATAAACCAGCACAGAAAAAAGAACCACAAATGCTAGAGCAAAGGATAGGATTTGGTGGTAGGATAGTTACTGATTTAGATGCTTATGTAGATTTGCATTTTAAGTCTTTTAACGAAATATATAAAGCTGATGATACTTGCAAGATTAAAATACTAAAACAAAATGATGATGGCACTATATCAATGACAGCACTTAACCAATATACAAATAAAAATTTTTATTTAAATTTTGAGAGTTTTGACAATTTTAAAAATTGGTTTAATAAATATAAGCTTTAA
- a CDS encoding BspA family leucine-rich repeat surface protein yields MKLNLQPKNRDELISLLICLAKDFKKNNKHIKVKNLSDIDTSLVTNMSFLLCCDSLKEISNDFFDGIGKWNTSLVTNMGFMFSECHNFNQPLSFDTSNVKNMNGMFSFCENFNQPLSFDTKNVTDMSKMFKHCHNFNQPLNFDTKNVTDMSKMFLSCYNFNQPLSFNTSNVKNMQGMFSFCENFNQPLSFDTKNVTDMNGMFSFCENFNQPLSFDTSNVINMTIMLSNCHNFNQPLNFNTSNVKNMQGMFSFCENFNQPLSFDTKNVTDMSSMFTGCYSFNQPLNFNTSNVIDMSKMFKHCHNFNQPLNFNTSNVKNTSYMFYECYKFNKPLSFDTSNVINMSYMFYRCEKFNQPINNFNTSSANCMISLFEHCLSFNQPIELDFKNVTRVVEDLFADCVSFNSPIIFKNLPQVFINGEWEIYRIFDNCRVFDFEKLNAPKKFKDRILEKYKYRKNSRCVTIFGGL; encoded by the coding sequence ATGAAATTAAATCTTCAACCAAAAAATAGAGATGAATTAATCTCATTGTTGATTTGTTTAGCAAAAGATTTTAAAAAAAATAATAAACATATCAAGGTAAAAAACCTCAGCGATATTGATACAAGTTTAGTTACTAATATGAGTTTTTTATTATGCTGTGACTCTTTAAAAGAAATATCAAATGATTTTTTTGATGGAATAGGAAAGTGGAATACAAGTTTAGTTACTAATATGGGCTTTATGTTTAGTGAATGCCATAATTTCAACCAACCACTTAGTTTTGATACAAGTAATGTTAAAAATATGAATGGAATGTTTAGTTTTTGTGAAAACTTTAATCAACCACTTAGTTTTGATACTAAAAATGTAACTGATATGAGTAAAATGTTTAAACATTGCCATAACTTCAACCAACCACTTAATTTTGATACTAAAAATGTAACTGATATGAGTAAAATGTTTTTGAGTTGTTATAACTTCAACCAACCACTTAGTTTTAATACGAGTAATGTTAAAAATATGCAAGGAATGTTTAGTTTTTGTGAAAACTTTAATCAACCACTTAGTTTTGATACTAAAAATGTAACCGATATGAATGGAATGTTTAGTTTTTGTGAAAACTTTAATCAACCACTTAGTTTTGATACATCAAATGTAATCAATATGACGATAATGCTTTCTAATTGCCATAATTTCAATCAACCACTTAATTTTAATACGAGTAATGTTAAAAATATGCAAGGAATGTTTAGTTTTTGTGAAAACTTTAATCAACCACTTAGTTTTGATACTAAAAATGTAACTGATATGAGTAGTATGTTTACAGGTTGTTATAGCTTCAATCAACCACTTAATTTTAATACGAGTAATGTAATCGATATGAGTAAAATGTTTAAACATTGCCACAACTTCAATCAACCACTTAATTTTAATACGAGTAATGTTAAAAATACTAGCTATATGTTTTATGAGTGCTACAAATTTAATAAACCACTTAGTTTTGATACATCAAATGTAATCAATATGAGTTATATGTTTTATCGTTGCGAGAAATTTAATCAACCAATTAATAACTTTAATACAAGTAGTGCTAATTGTATGATAAGTTTGTTTGAACATTGTCTTAGTTTTAACCAACCAATTGAGTTGGATTTCAAAAACGTAACTAGAGTTGTAGAAGATTTATTTGCAGATTGTGTTAGCTTTAATAGTCCTATTATTTTCAAAAATTTACCGCAAGTTTTTATCAATGGAGAATGGGAGATATATAGAATTTTTGATAATTGTAGAGTTTTTGATTTTGAAAAATTAAATGCCCCTAAAAAATTTAAAGACCGAATTCTAGAAAAATATAAATACCGCAAAAATTCTAGATGTGTTACTATTTTTGGGGGTTTATGA
- a CDS encoding Dam family site-specific DNA-(adenine-N6)-methyltransferase, producing MNSFINSPILYMGNKNRLIRRGLINLFPKNINHFIDAFAGSATVSMNTQAKKYIINDIDETLHLYYQMFAKNNEKTIIEHIENRVKEFGLPTKTTIRCFSGKDEVELYKKAYHNFRDFYNKNKNSLDLYTLMFFAFSQQFRTNKKGDFNMPFGNNCFSPKNKKTISFGCEFFSKNNLSIHKKDFQDLIFSETLNKDDFVYFDSPYSITTATYNESCKWDFNDDNRLFMVCKELDRNNIKFGMSNVIINKGIENKNLIDFCSKNNFKVYSPNNFQYHACGKENNKQQEVYICNYEIKNNNHNFNCSELI from the coding sequence ATGAATAGTTTTATAAACAGTCCTATTCTTTATATGGGAAATAAAAATCGTCTGATTCGTCGTGGTTTAATAAATCTGTTTCCAAAAAATATTAATCATTTTATAGATGCCTTTGCTGGAAGTGCAACTGTATCAATGAATACTCAAGCAAAAAAATATATAATAAATGATATTGATGAAACCTTGCATTTATACTATCAAATGTTTGCAAAAAACAATGAAAAAACGATAATAGAACATATAGAAAATAGAGTTAAAGAATTTGGATTACCAACTAAAACAACTATTAGATGTTTTAGTGGTAAAGACGAAGTTGAACTTTACAAAAAAGCATATCACAACTTTAGAGATTTTTATAATAAAAATAAAAACTCATTAGACCTTTACACGCTTATGTTTTTTGCTTTTTCACAGCAATTTAGAACAAACAAAAAAGGAGATTTTAATATGCCGTTCGGAAATAACTGTTTTTCTCCTAAAAACAAAAAGACTATAAGTTTTGGTTGTGAGTTTTTTTCTAAAAATAATCTTTCAATCCACAAAAAAGATTTTCAAGACTTAATTTTTAGCGAAACATTAAATAAGGATGATTTTGTATATTTTGATTCTCCTTATTCAATAACTACTGCTACATATAATGAAAGCTGTAAATGGGATTTTAATGATGATAATAGATTATTTATGGTTTGCAAGGAATTAGATAGAAATAATATAAAGTTTGGAATGAGCAATGTGATTATAAATAAAGGTATAGAAAATAAAAACTTAATTGATTTTTGTTCTAAGAATAATTTCAAGGTATATAGTCCTAATAATTTTCAATATCATGCTTGTGGTAAGGAAAACAACAAACAACAAGAGGTATATATTTGCAATTACGAAATAAAAAATAATAACCACAATTTTAATTGTAGTGAATTAATTTAA
- a CDS encoding 3'-5' exonuclease has product MKIVLDVETNGLFDCSVLSFSALALDDLNNVVNVIDRYYYRDENEQENEQALSINGLYDDVIKEKRINVKYPKYFKDDLEIINIVKDMDLIICHNVAFDVTHLEKAFNIDLSNIKKFCTMRETQYLYNATIFKNGEPKFPRLSESLEYCGVNANDIKNKLGLDFHNSLFDVYCTLEIYKYLDK; this is encoded by the coding sequence ATGAAAATAGTTTTAGATGTTGAAACAAATGGGCTTTTTGATTGTAGTGTGCTTTCTTTTAGTGCTTTAGCATTAGATGATTTAAATAATGTGGTTAATGTGATTGATAGATATTATTACAGAGATGAAAATGAGCAAGAAAACGAACAGGCATTAAGCATTAATGGATTATATGATGATGTAATTAAAGAAAAGCGTATTAATGTAAAATATCCTAAATATTTTAAAGATGATTTAGAAATAATAAATATTGTAAAAGATATGGATTTAATTATTTGTCATAATGTAGCATTTGATGTAACTCATTTAGAAAAAGCTTTTAATATAGACTTGAGTAATATTAAAAAGTTTTGCACGATGAGAGAAACGCAATATCTTTATAACGCAACTATATTTAAAAATGGAGAACCTAAATTCCCAAGACTAAGTGAGAGTTTAGAGTATTGTGGAGTAAATGCAAATGATATAAAGAATAAATTAGGACTTGATTTTCATAATTCTTTATTTGATGTTTATTGCACTTTAGAAATTTATAAATATTTGGATAAATGA
- a CDS encoding BspA family leucine-rich repeat surface protein: MKELNLKPKTRHELTELLKVLDKEFTKNRKFVLITDLSEIDTSLITDMSYLFFGDIYNMPLQGVEQWNTSSVVNMKYMFAGCKVFNQPLNFDTSKVTTMEGMFMNCYNFNQPLNFDTSNVKDMNYMFSGCENFNQCLNFDTSKVTTMIEMFKDCKNLEASLVFDAKELINANYMFRGCRVIKKVNFLNLSPFCNLNGIYLDTIFINIHNNNFEIDRKLKELYLRKGFVFKDEYEELEKKYEKLKNKVFDLEEKFKYIENYLAEMS, from the coding sequence ATGAAAGAATTAAATTTAAAGCCAAAAACAAGACATGAGCTAACAGAATTACTGAAGGTTTTAGATAAAGAATTTACAAAAAATAGAAAATTTGTTTTGATAACAGATTTGAGCGAAATAGATACAAGTCTTATCACAGATATGTCATATCTATTTTTTGGTGATATATACAATATGCCATTACAAGGAGTAGAACAATGGAATACTAGCAGTGTAGTCAATATGAAATATATGTTTGCTGGATGTAAAGTATTTAATCAGCCGTTAAATTTTGATACTAGCAAAGTAACTACAATGGAAGGTATGTTTATGAACTGCTATAATTTTAATCAACCTTTGAATTTTGATACATCAAATGTAAAAGATATGAACTATATGTTTAGTGGGTGTGAAAATTTTAATCAATGTTTAAATTTTGATACTAGCAAAGTAACTACAATGATAGAAATGTTTAAAGATTGTAAAAATTTAGAAGCTTCTTTGGTATTTGATGCCAAAGAATTAATCAATGCTAATTATATGTTTAGGGGTTGTCGAGTAATAAAAAAGGTTAATTTTTTAAATTTAAGTCCTTTTTGCAATTTAAATGGAATTTATTTAGACACCATCTTTATAAATATTCACAATAACAATTTTGAAATAGATAGAAAATTAAAAGAACTTTATCTAAGAAAGGGTTTTGTTTTCAAAGATGAGTATGAAGAGTTAGAGAAAAAATACGAAAAACTAAAAAATAAAGTCTTTGATTTAGAAGAGAAGTTTAAGTATATTGAAAATTATCTTGCTGAAATGTCATAG